The DNA window CCCGCCGGTTGACCGACGGCGGCGCCATCGTCAACGTCTCGTCCGCCGCCGCCACCCTCGGCAGCCCGGGAGAGTACGTGCACTACGCCGCCGTCAAGGCCGCCACCGACACCCTCACCGTCGGCCTGGCCAAGGAACTCGCCCCGCGCGGCATCCGGGTCAACGCGGTCGCCCCCGGCATCGTGCGCACCGACATCCACGCCGACTCCGGCGTACCCGACCGCGCCGACACCGCCGCCGGTCGCATCCCGCTCGGCCGTGCCGGCGAACCCGACGAGATCGCGGCCGCCATCGCCTGGCTGCTCGGCCCGGACGCCTCGTACGCCACCGGCACGGTGCTGCGCGTCTCCGGCGGTCTTTGACCGACCGGGGTGTGGGCGCCGCGCGGGACGCGGCACCCACCGGGGCGTCAGTGGGTGAACAGCTTCGCCGCCGTGATCACCGTCTGCGCCACCCCGTAGCCGAGCAGCGCCGCCACCACCAACCAGCTGATCCACAACCGGGCCTGCTGCCCGGGCCGTCCGTTCTCGCTCATCGGGTGCCACTCCTCTCCGCCGTCACCGGCGCCGTGTCCTCGGGGCCGTCTCCACTGGTGGGCGGCTCGTGGAACCGTTCCGGCACCGGCCGGATCAGCAGGTTCGCCACGAAGCCCACCGCCAGCACGCCGATCATCGTGAACAGCGCCGGCCGGTACGCCGCCGCCGTCAGCGTGCCCGGTTCGCCCTCGGCGTCGAGGAACCCGTTGACGATCAACGGGCCCGCGATGCCCGCCGCCGACCAGGCGGTCAGCAGCCGACCGTGGATCGCGCCCACCTGGAACGTGCCGAACAGGTCCCGCAGGTACGCCGGCACCGTGGCGAACCCGCCGCCGTAGAACGACAGGATCACGCAGGCCAGCAGCACGAACAGCGCCGTGGCCGTCTGCCCGAGCAGGGCCAGCAGCGCGTACAGCACCATTCCGACACCCAGGTACACCATGTAGATCGGCTTGCGGCCGATCACGTCCGAGGTGGACGACCAGGCGAACCGCCCGGCCATGTTGAACAGCGACAGCAGCCCCACGAACCCGCCGGCCGCGGCCACCGACACCGCCGATGTGCCGTTGTCCCGGAAGAAGTCCTGGATCATCGGGCTGGCCTGCTCCAGGATGCCGATGCCCGCCGTCACGTTGCAGAACAGCGCCACCCACAGCAGCCAGAACGACCGGGTCTTCACCGCGTTGGCCGCCGACACGTTCGCCGTGGTGACCAGCGGCTTGGACGCCACCGTCGCCGGGTCGAAGCCGGCCGGGCGCCAGTCCGACGCCGGCACCCGCACGTTCGCCACCCCGAACATCATGATCACGAAGTAGCCCAGTCCGAGCGTCACGAACAGCCAGACCAGGGCGCTGCCCGACGCCGTCGATCCCGCGACGGCCGGGTCGTAGCCCGGGTCGTAGAACGACAGCAACTGCCGGGACAGGGGAGAGGCCACCATCGCCCCACCACCGAACCCCATGATCGCCAGGCCGGTCGCCAACCCGGGGCGGTCCGGGAACCATTTGATCAACGTGGAGACGGGGGAGATGTACCCGATTCCCAGACCGATGCCGCCGAGCAACCCGTACCCCAGGTACAGCAGCCACAGCTGCTTCGTGGCGATGCCCAGGGAGCCCACCAAAAAGCCCGCCGCCCAGAAGCAGGTGGAGACGAACATCGCCTTGCGCGGCCCGTTCGCCTCCACCCAGGTCCCGGCGACCGCGGCGGACAACCCCAGCATCACGATCGCGATGCTGAAGATCACCCCGATCGCGGTCTGGCTGGCGTCGAAGTGGGCGATCAGCGAGTTCTTGTACACGCTGGTCGCGTAGACCTGGCCGATGCAGAGGTGGATGGCCAACGCCGCCGGGGGGATGAGCCAACGGCTGTAGCCGGGCGGCGCGACGGTGTGCCGACGATCGAGCGCGGAAAGCATGAGCTGCTTCCTCTCCGAAGCGGGCGAGAAACGTCCTCATCACTTCCCCACACCGCAGGGCAGGAGCAAACCTCACCGTCGCCGGACGGTCGATCCGGTGAGCTGAGCGGTCAGTCAGCCCGGCTCAGCCGCCCGGTGTCCGCCATCTGCTCGTCCGCCCCGAACCAGGCCGAGTCGAGCTTCCCGAACACCATCGCGATGCCGCGCTGTCCGAAGCGCTAGCTGGCCGAGTCCGCCCGCCAGACCCAGTTGCGCCGCTCGTACAGCGGCGTGAGACCCACCCGGAGCATGTTGTTCAGCGACGAGTTGGACGAACCTGGCTCGGGCCTGCCCGTCTCGGCGGTGACCCACCGGCAGCCGGCCTCCGCCGCAGCCGCCGCCCGGGCCGTCAACAGCGCCGACTGCGCCCCCCGACCCCGGTGCGTCGGCAGGGTCGCACCGGTGTTGAGCGAGCCCACCGCACCGTGGATGAACAGGTTGGCGGCGGCGACCATCTCGTCGCCGTCCCAGGCGGCGTACGGGTGAAAGCGCGGGTCACGCACGCCAGCCACGATCATCGGCCCAAGATGCTCCTCGGGCATACCGAAGCAGCGCAGCACCACCGACGCCCACTGGTCCACCAGATCGGCGCTCACCGGACCGACCCGGAGCTCGGTGCGTCCGGGTCGGAGCGTCTCGATCTCGGCGGCGAGCTTCACCCAGGTGCCGCTTGCGGTGATGTTCTCCCGCGCGCAGATCTCGTCCCAGTCCGCCGGCAGCCGGTCAGGGGCGATCTGGATGACGGCGGTGGGGGTCCGCTGAGCGCGGTAGAAGTCGCACACCCGGCCGATCAGGTCGCCGCTGACCGGCTCGGCGAAGCCGAACCCGAGCGCTTTGCTCCAGTAGTTGGTGGGGTCGTGCCGCATCGACAGCACCACTCCGCCACCCATCCGGGTGGCCGCCAAGCCGAGCGCATCCTGGACCTCGACCGGTGCCCCCGACTCGTACCGGAACATGAACTCGGCCTCGGCCAGCTCGGCAAGAGCGCGCACCGTGTCCTTCATGATCACCGCAGCTGCGGTGTGTGCCAGCCGTCGGCGAGCGCGTCGGCGTCCGCCGGGCCCCAACTGCCCTTGTCGTACGGCTGCACCGGCGCCGCCAGATCCAGGATCGGCTCGACGATGCGCCACTCCTGCTGGATCGTCTCCTCACGGGCGAAGCGCAGGTGGTGCCCGTCCATCGCGTCGTCGAGCAGACGCTCGTACGCCTCCTGGCGGTGACCGAGTGCCGCGCCGAAGTCGACGGACAGGTCCACCGGACGGCTCGCCACCTCGGCGCCGGGGCTCTTCGCCTGGATCGACATCGTGATGCCGTCGCCGCGACCGAGCCGGAACCGCAGCAGGTTCGCGGTGACCGCGGCACCGCCCTCGGCCCGGACGAGGGAGCGCTGCGGCTGCTTGAACTCGACCACGACCTCGGTGGCCGTGCCCGGCAGCGACTTGCCGGTACGCAGGTAGAAGGGCACACCGGCCCAGCGGCGGGAGTTGACCGTCAACCGGGTCGCCACGAACGTCTCCGTGTTCGAGTCCGGTCGCACGCCCGGCTCGTCCCGGTAGCCGACGTACTGCCCCCGCACGGTGGACTCCGGCGACAGCGGCTCGATCTGCCGCAGCACGGCGACCTCCGCCTCGCGGAACGCGTCGGTGGTGTCGGCGACCGGCGGTTCCATGCCGATCAGCGCGACGACCTGCAGGATGTGGTTCTGCAGCACGTCGCGGGTGGCGCCCACCGTGTCGTAGAAGCCGGCGCGCCCCTGG is part of the Micromonospora cremea genome and encodes:
- a CDS encoding GNAT family N-acetyltransferase, with the protein product MKDTVRALAELAEAEFMFRYESGAPVEVQDALGLAATRMGGGVVLSMRHDPTNYWSKALGFGFAEPVSGDLIGRVCDFYRAQRTPTAVIQIAPDRLPADWDEICARENITASGTWVKLAAEIETLRPGRTELRVGPVSADLVDQWASVVLRCFGMPEEHLGPMIVAGVRDPRFHPYAAWDGDEMVAAANLFIHGAVGSLNTGATLPTHRGRGAQSALLTARAAAAAEAGCRWVTAETGRPEPGSSNSSLNNMLRVGLTPLYERRNWVWRADSAS
- a CDS encoding OFA family MFS transporter translates to MLSALDRRHTVAPPGYSRWLIPPAALAIHLCIGQVYATSVYKNSLIAHFDASQTAIGVIFSIAIVMLGLSAAVAGTWVEANGPRKAMFVSTCFWAAGFLVGSLGIATKQLWLLYLGYGLLGGIGLGIGYISPVSTLIKWFPDRPGLATGLAIMGFGGGAMVASPLSRQLLSFYDPGYDPAVAGSTASGSALVWLFVTLGLGYFVIMMFGVANVRVPASDWRPAGFDPATVASKPLVTTANVSAANAVKTRSFWLLWVALFCNVTAGIGILEQASPMIQDFFRDNGTSAVSVAAAGGFVGLLSLFNMAGRFAWSSTSDVIGRKPIYMVYLGVGMVLYALLALLGQTATALFVLLACVILSFYGGGFATVPAYLRDLFGTFQVGAIHGRLLTAWSAAGIAGPLIVNGFLDAEGEPGTLTAAAYRPALFTMIGVLAVGFVANLLIRPVPERFHEPPTSGDGPEDTAPVTAERSGTR
- a CDS encoding MFS transporter small subunit, which gives rise to MSENGRPGQQARLWISWLVVAALLGYGVAQTVITAAKLFTH
- the zwf gene encoding glucose-6-phosphate dehydrogenase; the protein is MHVRSDAVVLFGVTGDLVSKKLFPALYELTRRNRLDVPVIGVARSPWDDQQLVTTARKSVFEANDEIDDETFDALAGNLSMISGDYADPVTYQRLAERLRGAERPIFYLAIPPAVFGSVVEGLAAAGLAERGRVIVEKPFGRDLESSHELDRTLRAAFDPERVFRIDHYLGKEAVEGLYAFRFANRLFEPLWNSEHIDNIQVTLAEGFGTQGRAGFYDTVGATRDVLQNHILQVVALIGMEPPVADTTDAFREAEVAVLRQIEPLSPESTVRGQYVGYRDEPGVRPDSNTETFVATRLTVNSRRWAGVPFYLRTGKSLPGTATEVVVEFKQPQRSLVRAEGGAAVTANLLRFRLGRGDGITMSIQAKSPGAEVASRPVDLSVDFGAALGHRQEAYERLLDDAMDGHHLRFAREETIQQEWRIVEPILDLAAPVQPYDKGSWGPADADALADGWHTPQLR